A single genomic interval of Mesoplodon densirostris isolate mMesDen1 chromosome 8, mMesDen1 primary haplotype, whole genome shotgun sequence harbors:
- the LOC132495410 gene encoding uncharacterized protein LOC132495410, giving the protein MRQGSETPTKTEAVKVTGGPAGLTEPRQPQISPILGLQGNEASPAVPPVPPDSALRGASPPLPSSPLPSSFSSRSVCGQAGPAEWSGRPAPRELPLGREPAKRKRPLARPAPSLPDHDRQRTLQRPRPIIDHAPRNSHRLAP; this is encoded by the exons ATGAG ACAAGGCAGCGAGACACCGACGAAAACTGAAGCCGTAAAGGTAACAGGCGGTCCTGCGGGCCTTACTGAGCCACGGCAGCCACAGATCAGCCCCATCTTGGGCCTTCAGGGGAACGAGGCCTCCCCGGCGGTGCCGCCCGTCCCTCCGGATTCGGCCCTGCGcggggcctcccctcccctcccctcctctcccctcccctcctccttctcctcccgcTCTGTGTGCGGTCAGGCGGGGCCTGCTGAGTGGAGCGGGCGGCCAGCGCCCCGCGAGCTTCCTCTCGGCCGGGAGCCGGCGAAGCGGAAGCGCCCGTTAGCGCGACCCGCACCGTCCCTCCCAGACCACGACCGCCAGCGCACGCTCCAACGTCCCAGGCCCATCATTGACCACGCCCCACGTAACTCCCACCGG CTCGCGCCCTGA